A single region of the Streptomyces virginiae genome encodes:
- the pcrA gene encoding DNA helicase PcrA, whose translation MSSLFDDSFLADLTPSDEVPPPPEDHAAPEAGADDLFGGRFDVPMSGDAYYRDGAPRPVIDPATLLDGLNEEQRAAVVHAGTPLLIVAGAGSGKTRVLTHRIGHLLSARNVHPGQILAITFTNKAAGEMKERVEGLVGPRANAMWVSTFHSACVRILRRESKRLGFTSSFSIYDAADSKRLMALVCRDLDLDPKKFPPKAFNAKISNLKNELIDEEAFADQAVDGFEKTLAQAYAMYQGRLREANALDFDDIIMTTVHLLQAFPDVAEHYRRRFRHVLVDEYQDTNHAQYTLVRELVGTGYPDLPPAELCVVGDADQSIYAFRGATIRNILQFEEDYKDATTILLEQNYRSTQTILSAANAVIERNENRRAKNLWTEAGTGAVITGYVADTEHDEAQFVADEIDRLTDAGDAKAGDVAIFYRTNAQSRVFEEIFIRVGLPYKVVGGVRFYERKEVRDVLAYLRVLANPEDNVPLRRILNVPKRGIGERAEAMIDALALREKITFPQALRRVDEAFGMAARSTNAVKRFNVLMEELRTIVDSGAGPAVVLEAVLERTGYLAELQASTDPQDETRIENLQELAAVALEFEQAREAAAAEAAETGAPAPGSGTLAEFLEQVALVADSDQIPDEDTEGTGVITLMTLHTAKGLEFPVVFLTGMEDGVFPHMRALGQTKELEEERRLAYVGITRARERLYLTRSSMRSAWGTPSYNPPSRFLEEIPAEYLQWKRTGATQKPAGPMRSSGYGSSSSGSGKATFGTSPEAFLSSSRTKSGPSGFATRRAADKPVIALVVGDRVTHDQFGLGTVMEVKGAGADAQATIDFGDDKPKRLLLRYAPVQKL comes from the coding sequence ATGAGCAGCCTCTTTGACGACAGTTTCCTGGCGGACCTCACCCCCTCCGACGAGGTCCCGCCGCCGCCCGAGGATCACGCCGCCCCCGAAGCGGGCGCGGACGATCTCTTCGGGGGGCGGTTCGACGTACCCATGAGCGGGGACGCGTACTACCGGGACGGCGCCCCCAGGCCCGTCATCGACCCGGCGACGCTCCTGGACGGGCTCAACGAGGAGCAGCGCGCGGCCGTGGTGCACGCGGGCACCCCGCTGCTCATCGTGGCCGGCGCCGGCTCCGGCAAGACCCGGGTGCTGACCCACCGCATCGGACACCTGCTGTCCGCGCGGAACGTCCACCCCGGCCAGATCCTGGCGATCACCTTCACCAACAAGGCCGCCGGTGAGATGAAGGAGCGCGTCGAGGGCCTGGTCGGCCCGCGCGCGAACGCCATGTGGGTCTCCACCTTCCACAGCGCGTGCGTGCGCATCCTGCGCCGCGAGTCCAAGCGGCTCGGCTTCACGTCCTCGTTCTCGATCTACGACGCGGCCGACTCGAAGCGCCTGATGGCGCTCGTCTGCCGCGACCTGGACCTGGACCCGAAGAAGTTCCCGCCGAAGGCCTTCAACGCCAAGATCTCGAACCTGAAGAACGAGCTGATCGACGAGGAAGCCTTCGCCGACCAGGCCGTGGACGGCTTCGAGAAGACCCTCGCCCAGGCGTACGCGATGTACCAGGGGCGGCTGCGCGAGGCCAACGCCCTCGACTTCGACGACATCATCATGACCACGGTCCACCTGCTCCAGGCGTTCCCGGACGTCGCCGAGCACTACCGGCGCCGCTTCCGACACGTCCTCGTCGACGAGTACCAGGACACCAACCACGCGCAGTACACGCTGGTGCGCGAGCTGGTGGGCACCGGCTACCCCGACCTGCCCCCGGCCGAGCTGTGCGTGGTGGGTGACGCCGACCAGTCGATCTACGCCTTCCGCGGCGCGACCATCCGCAACATCCTCCAGTTCGAGGAGGACTACAAGGACGCGACGACGATCCTGCTGGAGCAGAACTACCGCTCCACGCAGACGATCCTCTCCGCGGCCAACGCGGTCATCGAGCGCAACGAGAACCGCCGCGCGAAGAACCTGTGGACCGAGGCCGGCACCGGCGCCGTCATCACCGGCTACGTCGCGGACACCGAGCACGACGAGGCCCAGTTCGTCGCCGACGAGATCGACCGGCTCACCGACGCGGGCGACGCCAAGGCGGGCGACGTCGCGATCTTCTACCGGACCAACGCGCAGTCCCGCGTGTTCGAGGAGATCTTCATCCGGGTCGGACTGCCCTACAAGGTCGTCGGCGGCGTGCGCTTCTACGAGCGCAAGGAGGTCCGCGACGTCCTCGCGTACCTGCGCGTCCTGGCGAACCCCGAGGACAACGTCCCGCTGCGGCGCATCCTGAACGTGCCCAAGCGCGGCATCGGCGAACGCGCCGAGGCGATGATCGACGCCCTCGCCCTGCGCGAGAAGATCACCTTCCCGCAGGCCCTGCGCCGCGTGGACGAGGCCTTCGGCATGGCGGCACGCTCCACCAACGCGGTGAAGCGGTTCAACGTGCTGATGGAGGAACTGCGCACGATCGTCGACTCGGGCGCCGGTCCGGCGGTGGTGCTGGAAGCGGTGCTGGAGCGCACGGGCTACCTCGCCGAACTCCAGGCGTCGACCGACCCGCAGGACGAGACGCGCATCGAGAACCTGCAGGAGCTCGCGGCCGTGGCGCTGGAGTTCGAGCAGGCACGCGAGGCCGCGGCGGCCGAGGCCGCCGAGACCGGAGCCCCGGCTCCCGGGTCCGGCACCCTGGCCGAGTTCCTGGAGCAGGTCGCGCTCGTCGCCGACTCCGACCAGATCCCGGACGAGGACACCGAGGGCACGGGCGTCATCACGCTGATGACCCTGCACACCGCCAAGGGCCTCGAATTCCCCGTGGTCTTCCTGACCGGCATGGAGGACGGGGTCTTCCCGCACATGCGGGCGCTGGGCCAGACCAAGGAACTGGAGGAGGAGCGCCGCCTCGCCTACGTGGGCATCACGCGGGCGCGCGAGCGGCTGTACCTGACCCGCTCCAGCATGCGCAGCGCGTGGGGCACGCCCTCGTACAACCCGCCGTCGCGGTTCCTGGAGGAGATTCCGGCCGAGTACCTCCAGTGGAAGCGGACCGGCGCGACGCAGAAGCCGGCGGGTCCGATGCGCAGCTCGGGGTACGGGTCGTCGTCGTCCGGATCGGGCAAGGCGACGTTCGGCACCTCGCCGGAGGCGTTCCTGTCCTCGTCGCGTACGAAGTCGGGGCCGTCCGGATTCGCCACGCGGCGGGCCGCCGACAAGCCGGTCATCGCCCTGGTGGTCGGGGACCGGGTCACGCACGACCAGTTCGGGCTCGGCACCGTCATGGAGGTCAAGGGAGCGGGCGCGGACGCGCAGGCCACCATCGACTTCGGGGACGACAAGCCCAAGCGGCTGCTGCTGCGTTACGCGCCGGTGCAGAAGCTCTAG
- a CDS encoding M23 family metallopeptidase has protein sequence MNDRPTSGQYPDPGYDGLSTTAFAGDSPYVSYETQGQGVNYAAYGSYDTGAYDATAWASQDSYLSTIPTQVAPEDTTGSWDASAWNTPSTDYSGYAQYQQPSFGYDTSGEQTGHWAMPGYGTTGTETGAYDATAWNTVAESPAQPEAGYAYEYQPAPESGQQQEYTYQATTVGYAYEATQAVVVDPGHRSGFETGFETESATYSETAVFEVLSEETPQVHEAHETPEAFELPEAHDLPEVHDLPTQTMPVTSTPRSARRTATKGNGKTGSTAKAGSGSGGNSRRRSPAKRSALLTVAVPSACVMGVAGVAAASVGGLTGTDRPAEEPTTMAAPDPASVKPVAANTKLDTQLVALSADAGDFADRASRTQERIDLRERQEEEKKKKAEEAAAKEAARPKFAIPVNQHGLSANFGQAGGMWMSVHTGIDFPVSYGTPVMAATDGTVRTQYNSAYGNMAIVTAPDGTETWYCHLSSTKIRGGKVKAGDVIAYSGNSGNSTGPHLHFEVRPGGGSAIDPLPWLRSHGLDPT, from the coding sequence GTGAACGACCGCCCCACGTCGGGCCAGTACCCGGATCCCGGGTACGACGGCCTTTCCACCACCGCTTTCGCTGGTGACTCCCCCTACGTTTCCTATGAAACGCAGGGTCAGGGAGTCAACTACGCCGCCTACGGTTCCTACGACACAGGCGCGTACGACGCCACCGCGTGGGCCTCGCAGGACAGTTATCTCTCCACGATCCCTACCCAGGTCGCCCCCGAGGACACCACCGGGAGCTGGGACGCGAGCGCCTGGAACACGCCGAGCACGGACTACTCCGGCTACGCGCAGTACCAGCAGCCCTCCTTCGGCTACGACACCTCCGGCGAGCAGACCGGGCACTGGGCGATGCCGGGCTACGGCACCACCGGCACCGAGACCGGCGCCTACGACGCCACCGCCTGGAACACCGTCGCCGAGTCCCCGGCCCAGCCCGAGGCCGGCTACGCCTACGAGTACCAGCCCGCGCCCGAATCCGGGCAGCAGCAGGAGTACACGTACCAGGCGACCACCGTCGGCTACGCCTACGAGGCCACCCAGGCCGTCGTCGTCGACCCCGGTCACCGAAGCGGGTTCGAGACCGGCTTCGAGACCGAGTCCGCCACCTACAGCGAGACCGCCGTCTTCGAGGTGCTCTCCGAGGAGACGCCGCAGGTCCACGAGGCACATGAGACGCCCGAGGCGTTCGAGCTGCCCGAGGCTCACGATCTGCCCGAGGTCCACGACCTCCCCACCCAGACCATGCCCGTGACCTCGACCCCGCGCTCCGCGCGCCGGACGGCCACCAAGGGCAACGGCAAGACCGGCTCCACCGCCAAGGCGGGCAGCGGCAGCGGTGGCAACAGCCGTCGCCGCAGCCCGGCGAAGCGTTCCGCCCTGCTGACCGTGGCCGTGCCCTCCGCCTGCGTGATGGGTGTCGCGGGCGTCGCGGCCGCCTCCGTCGGCGGCCTCACCGGCACGGACCGGCCCGCCGAGGAGCCCACCACGATGGCCGCGCCCGACCCGGCCTCGGTGAAACCGGTCGCGGCGAACACCAAGCTCGACACCCAACTGGTCGCGCTCAGCGCCGACGCGGGCGACTTCGCGGACCGCGCGAGCCGCACGCAGGAGCGCATCGACCTGCGCGAGCGCCAGGAAGAGGAAAAGAAGAAGAAGGCGGAGGAGGCCGCGGCCAAGGAGGCCGCCCGCCCCAAGTTCGCCATCCCCGTGAACCAGCACGGTCTCAGCGCCAACTTCGGCCAGGCCGGCGGCATGTGGATGTCGGTGCACACCGGCATCGACTTCCCGGTCTCCTACGGGACCCCGGTCATGGCGGCCACCGACGGCACCGTGCGTACCCAGTACAACAGCGCCTACGGGAACATGGCGATAGTGACCGCGCCCGACGGCACCGAGACCTGGTACTGCCACCTCAGCTCCACCAAGATCCGCGGTGGCAAGGTCAAGGCGGGCGACGTCATCGCCTACTCGGGCAACTCGGGCAACTCCACCGGCCCGCACCTCCACTTCGAGGTCCGGCCCGGCGGCGGATCCGCGATCGACCCCCTGCCGTGGCTGCGCAGCCACGGTCTGGACCCCACGTAA
- a CDS encoding esterase/lipase family protein, translating into MGLSVPMSMPLSGAALRAGALEVMVFGGHLLLYPTGVCQEKVTDRPPTTRPPVLLLHGFTDNRSVFVLLRRALGAGGRHVEAYNYSPFTLDLRVTARHLARRVEELCERTGQERVDLVGHSLGGLVGRYYVQRLGGDRRVRTLVTLGTPHSGTRVAPFMDAHPLIRQIRPDSEVITELAAPAPGCATRCVAFWSEFDAIMIPVATARIEHPDLCVENVQVTGIGHLALAAHPAVIAAVRRTLDGPGLAAVTGSDAASVA; encoded by the coding sequence ATGGGGCTGTCCGTACCCATGTCCATGCCCTTGTCCGGCGCCGCGCTGCGGGCCGGCGCACTCGAGGTGATGGTGTTCGGCGGGCACCTCCTGCTGTATCCCACCGGAGTGTGCCAGGAAAAGGTCACCGACCGCCCGCCCACGACACGGCCGCCGGTGCTCCTGCTCCACGGGTTCACCGACAACCGGTCCGTCTTCGTCCTGCTGCGGCGCGCGCTCGGCGCGGGAGGGCGGCACGTGGAGGCGTACAACTACTCCCCCTTCACCCTCGATCTGCGCGTCACCGCCCGCCATCTCGCCCGGCGTGTCGAGGAGCTGTGCGAGCGCACCGGGCAGGAGCGGGTGGATCTGGTCGGGCACAGCCTGGGCGGGCTGGTCGGCCGGTACTACGTGCAGCGACTCGGCGGCGACCGCCGCGTCCGGACGCTCGTCACCCTCGGTACCCCGCACTCCGGTACCCGGGTCGCCCCCTTCATGGACGCGCACCCGCTGATTCGCCAGATACGCCCGGACTCCGAGGTGATCACCGAGCTCGCCGCGCCCGCGCCCGGCTGCGCCACCCGATGCGTCGCGTTCTGGAGCGAGTTCGACGCGATCATGATTCCGGTCGCGACCGCGCGGATCGAACACCCGGATCTGTGTGTGGAGAACGTGCAGGTCACCGGTATCGGACATCTTGCGCTGGCCGCCCATCCCGCAGTGATCGCGGCGGTCCGACGCACCCTCGACGGACCCGGTCTGGCCGCCGTCACGGGCTCCGACGCCGCCTCCGTCGCCTGA
- a CDS encoding cobalamin B12-binding domain-containing protein gives MGVTGPIRVVVAKPGLDGHDRGAKVIARALRDAGMEVIYTGLHQTPEQIVDTAIQEDADAIGLSILSGAHNTLFARVLELLKERDAEDIKVFGGGIIPEDDIAPLKEKGVAEIFTPGATTTAIVEWVNAHVRQ, from the coding sequence ATGGGTGTGACCGGTCCGATCCGTGTGGTGGTGGCCAAGCCGGGTCTCGACGGCCACGACCGCGGGGCCAAGGTGATCGCGCGGGCGCTGCGGGACGCGGGCATGGAGGTCATCTACACCGGCCTCCACCAGACCCCCGAGCAGATCGTGGACACCGCCATCCAGGAGGACGCCGACGCGATCGGCCTCTCGATCCTCTCCGGCGCCCACAACACGCTCTTCGCGCGCGTGCTGGAACTCCTCAAGGAGCGCGACGCGGAGGACATCAAGGTCTTCGGCGGCGGCATCATCCCGGAGGACGACATCGCCCCTCTGAAGGAGAAGGGCGTGGCCGAGATCTTCACGCCGGGTGCGACGACGACCGCCATCGTGGAGTGGGTCAACGCCCACGTCCGTCAGTAG
- a CDS encoding DUF5691 domain-containing protein translates to MDKGDEGYGEWEELVATALLGTERRRGGGSPEALLDAAAVHAVRRRAGLRPAEAGPRPDPAPRDPRPAPPEAAGRRLAQLLAGRSGPVNGGGRRGSAPDLTELLPQWLAAAARHGYRSPAALVPALLDAARARTDLRPQALALAGTRGLWLARMNPDWRFALRGGSGGAGELPAVTDRAAVERLWQEGLFAERVALLGAVRAHEAAAAPRLLTTTWATERAEDRLMFLDSLRVGLSGDDEPFLEAALGDRSRNVRSTAAELLSALPTSALAGRMAERALACVGPEGVTPPAECDAGMLRDGVVKRPPAGRGERAWWLGQLVEAAPLSCWRERFGGLGPAEIVALPVAVGDGWTEELHAAWCRAAVRQRDAPWSRALLGPASAPPAAGPGTASLAERAKLLETLPHAERAEWVAEFIRAHGLSEAFQLLGVCVVPWAGALGRAVVDALDTARDAGSYPWSFSGVMGLAERCLDPAEASRLEALTTAAEDLPDAAPGAAAYWAEAFQRLVSTLRLRATMLAELTPA, encoded by the coding sequence ATGGACAAGGGTGACGAGGGGTACGGGGAGTGGGAGGAGCTGGTCGCCACCGCGCTGCTGGGCACCGAGCGGCGCCGGGGCGGGGGCTCGCCGGAGGCGCTGCTCGACGCGGCGGCCGTGCACGCCGTACGGCGCCGGGCCGGGCTGCGACCGGCCGAGGCCGGGCCGAGGCCGGATCCCGCGCCCCGCGATCCCCGGCCGGCGCCGCCGGAGGCGGCCGGCCGCCGGCTGGCGCAGCTGCTGGCCGGGCGGAGCGGTCCGGTCAACGGCGGCGGGCGGCGCGGGAGCGCTCCTGACCTGACGGAGCTGCTGCCGCAGTGGCTGGCCGCGGCCGCGCGGCACGGCTACCGCTCGCCGGCCGCGCTCGTACCGGCGCTGCTGGACGCGGCCCGGGCCCGTACGGACCTGAGGCCGCAGGCCCTGGCTCTGGCCGGGACGCGGGGGCTGTGGCTGGCGCGGATGAATCCGGACTGGCGGTTCGCCCTGCGCGGGGGTTCGGGCGGCGCCGGGGAACTGCCGGCGGTGACCGACCGGGCCGCGGTGGAACGACTGTGGCAGGAGGGGCTGTTCGCCGAACGGGTGGCCCTGCTCGGGGCCGTCCGGGCCCACGAGGCGGCGGCCGCGCCGCGGCTGTTGACGACGACCTGGGCCACCGAACGGGCCGAGGACCGACTGATGTTCCTCGATTCGCTGAGGGTGGGGCTGTCGGGGGACGACGAGCCCTTCCTGGAGGCGGCGTTGGGCGACCGCAGCCGCAATGTCCGTTCCACCGCCGCCGAGTTGCTGTCGGCGCTGCCGACCTCGGCGCTGGCGGGGCGGATGGCGGAGCGCGCGCTGGCCTGCGTGGGCCCCGAGGGGGTGACTCCGCCGGCCGAGTGCGACGCGGGGATGCTCCGCGACGGGGTGGTCAAGCGGCCGCCCGCCGGACGCGGGGAGCGGGCCTGGTGGCTGGGCCAGTTGGTGGAGGCGGCGCCGCTGTCGTGCTGGCGGGAGCGGTTCGGGGGGCTCGGCCCGGCGGAGATCGTGGCGCTGCCGGTGGCCGTGGGCGACGGCTGGACGGAGGAGCTGCACGCGGCGTGGTGCCGGGCCGCCGTGCGTCAGCGCGACGCGCCGTGGTCGCGGGCCCTGCTCGGCCCGGCGTCCGCGCCGCCCGCGGCGGGCCCGGGCACCGCCTCGCTCGCGGAACGGGCCAAGCTGCTGGAGACCCTCCCGCACGCGGAGCGGGCGGAGTGGGTCGCGGAGTTCATACGGGCCCACGGGCTGTCGGAGGCGTTCCAGCTGCTCGGGGTGTGCGTGGTGCCGTGGGCGGGGGCTCTGGGCCGGGCGGTCGTGGACGCGCTGGACACGGCCCGGGACGCGGGGAGCTACCCGTGGAGCTTCAGCGGGGTGATGGGCCTGGCGGAGCGCTGTCTCGATCCCGCGGAGGCGAGCCGACTGGAGGCCCTGACCACGGCCGCGGAGGACCTGCCGGACGCGGCCCCCGGCGCGGCCGCGTACTGGGCCGAGGCGTTCCAGCGACTCGTGTCGACCCTGCGCCTGCGCGCGACGATGCTGGCCGAACTGACCCCGGCCTGA
- a CDS encoding SWIM zinc finger family protein, translating to MTDQGDRWTAEQVLDLAPDDASRKAGGRLGGAGPWLQIGGSASGSVWGLCKGSGSKPYRTVVDLTGPAYKCSCPSRKFPCKHALGLLLLWSAEGVGEPGEAPEWAAQWLADRAAKAARPPGGRTAPVDEEAARKRAERRAARVGAGVTELEQRLADLLRGGLAGQEQAGYAGWEETAARMVDAQAPGLAGRVRELGTIPSCGPGWPARMLEEAALLHLLDRAWLGVAGLPEELAATVRSRVGLPASGEGEAVRDRWLVLAQYDTVSPDGRLTTRRIWLRGSAGGRPALVLDFGPPGRPPGLALPVGLVLEAEMRFRPGSAGLRADLGERFAAAVPCAEVPAGVSTGAALEAYGAALREDPWLESWPVVLGPVVPIPGELGWQLADAEGTSALPVPLTGGGRSRGGLWQLAALSGGGPVTVFGECGHRGFTPLTAWQPGSTEPVALS from the coding sequence ATGACTGATCAGGGGGACCGCTGGACGGCGGAACAGGTACTGGATCTGGCTCCTGACGACGCCTCACGCAAGGCGGGGGGCAGACTCGGCGGGGCAGGGCCGTGGTTGCAGATCGGAGGTTCCGCTTCCGGTTCTGTGTGGGGGTTGTGCAAGGGCAGCGGCAGCAAGCCGTACCGCACGGTCGTGGACCTGACGGGTCCCGCGTACAAGTGCTCCTGTCCGAGCCGGAAGTTCCCCTGCAAGCACGCTCTGGGGCTGTTGCTGCTCTGGTCGGCGGAGGGGGTCGGCGAGCCGGGCGAGGCTCCGGAGTGGGCCGCGCAATGGCTGGCGGACCGGGCGGCCAAGGCCGCACGGCCCCCCGGCGGGAGGACCGCGCCGGTCGACGAGGAGGCGGCCCGGAAGCGGGCCGAGCGGCGGGCGGCGCGCGTCGGCGCGGGCGTCACCGAGCTGGAGCAGCGGCTGGCCGATCTGCTGCGTGGCGGCCTCGCGGGCCAGGAGCAGGCCGGATACGCGGGGTGGGAGGAGACGGCGGCCCGCATGGTCGACGCCCAGGCGCCCGGACTGGCAGGGCGGGTGCGGGAGTTGGGGACGATACCCAGTTGCGGCCCCGGCTGGCCCGCCCGGATGCTGGAGGAGGCGGCGCTGCTGCACCTGCTCGACCGGGCGTGGCTGGGGGTGGCCGGGCTACCGGAAGAGCTGGCGGCGACGGTGCGCAGCCGCGTGGGACTGCCGGCCTCCGGGGAGGGGGAGGCCGTACGGGACCGCTGGCTGGTGCTCGCCCAGTACGACACGGTGTCGCCGGACGGCCGGCTCACCACCCGCCGGATATGGCTGCGCGGGTCGGCGGGCGGGCGGCCGGCGCTGGTGCTGGACTTCGGACCGCCCGGTCGGCCACCGGGGTTGGCACTGCCGGTGGGGCTGGTGCTGGAGGCGGAGATGCGCTTCCGGCCCGGGTCGGCGGGGCTGCGGGCGGACCTCGGTGAGAGGTTCGCGGCGGCCGTGCCGTGCGCGGAGGTTCCGGCCGGGGTGAGCACGGGGGCGGCCCTGGAGGCGTACGGGGCGGCGCTGCGGGAGGACCCGTGGCTGGAGTCCTGGCCGGTGGTGCTCGGCCCGGTGGTTCCGATACCGGGTGAGCTCGGCTGGCAGCTGGCGGACGCGGAGGGCACCTCCGCCCTGCCGGTGCCCCTCACCGGGGGCGGCCGCTCACGCGGGGGGCTCTGGCAGCTGGCCGCGTTGTCGGGCGGGGGCCCGGTGACGGTGTTCGGCGAGTGCGGCCACCGTGGCTTCACTCCCCTGACGGCCTGGCAGCCGGGCTCGACCGAGCCCGTCGCCCTGTCCTGA
- a CDS encoding ATP-binding protein, which produces MTMPENEQRAEALRPHAEDAFAHELKALAAADDRPRPTRWKLSPWAVATYLLGGTLDDGTVITPKYVGPRRIVEVAVTTLATDRALLLLGVPGTAKTWVSEHLAAAVSGDSTLLVQGTAGTPEEAIRYGWNYARLLAHGPSREALVPSPVMRAMAEGMTARVEELTRIPADVQDTLITVLSEKTLPIPELGEEVQAVRGFNLIATANDRDRGVNELSSALRRRFNTVVLPLPATADAEVDIVARRVDQMGRALDLPAAPEGLEEIRRVVTVFRELRDGVTDDGRTKVKSPSGTLSTAEAISVVTGGLALAAHFGDGVLRPSDVAAGILGAVVRDPAADKVVWQEYLEAVVRERDGWKDFYRACREVTG; this is translated from the coding sequence ATGACCATGCCCGAGAACGAGCAGCGAGCAGAGGCTCTGCGACCGCACGCCGAAGACGCCTTCGCGCACGAACTGAAAGCCCTCGCGGCCGCCGACGACCGGCCCCGCCCGACCCGCTGGAAGCTCTCCCCGTGGGCCGTGGCCACCTACCTGCTCGGCGGCACCCTCGACGACGGCACGGTGATCACACCCAAGTACGTGGGACCGCGCCGCATCGTCGAGGTCGCCGTCACCACCCTGGCCACCGACCGCGCCCTCCTCCTGCTGGGCGTCCCCGGCACCGCCAAGACCTGGGTGTCCGAACACCTCGCGGCCGCCGTCAGTGGAGACTCCACCCTCCTCGTCCAGGGCACCGCCGGTACCCCCGAGGAAGCCATCCGCTACGGCTGGAACTACGCCCGGCTGCTGGCCCACGGCCCCAGCCGCGAGGCACTCGTCCCCAGCCCCGTCATGCGGGCCATGGCCGAGGGCATGACCGCCCGCGTCGAGGAGCTCACCCGCATCCCCGCCGACGTCCAGGACACCCTCATCACCGTCCTGTCCGAGAAGACCCTCCCGATACCGGAGCTCGGCGAAGAGGTGCAGGCCGTCCGCGGCTTCAACCTCATCGCCACCGCCAACGACCGCGACCGCGGCGTGAACGAGCTCTCCAGCGCCCTGCGCCGCCGCTTCAACACCGTGGTGCTGCCCCTGCCCGCCACCGCCGACGCCGAGGTCGACATCGTCGCCCGCCGCGTCGACCAGATGGGCCGCGCCCTCGACCTGCCGGCCGCGCCCGAGGGCCTGGAGGAGATCCGCCGCGTCGTCACCGTCTTCCGCGAGCTGCGCGACGGGGTCACCGACGACGGCCGCACGAAGGTGAAGTCGCCCAGCGGCACCCTGTCCACCGCCGAGGCCATCTCCGTCGTCACCGGCGGCCTGGCCCTCGCCGCCCACTTCGGGGACGGCGTACTGCGCCCCTCCGACGTGGCCGCCGGGATCCTCGGCGCCGTGGTCCGCGACCCGGCGGCCGACAAGGTGGTCTGGCAGGAGTATCTGGAGGCAGTGGTCCGCGAGCGCGACGGCTGGAAGGACTTCTACCGGGCCTGCCGCGAGGTGACCGGATGA